Part of the Candidatus Omnitrophota bacterium genome is shown below.
ATCAGGCAGAGTATCGGCTATCTTCAGGGGAATACGCGCCGGATAGGATTTGTGCACATCAAAGAAATAGAGGATTTACTAAATAGCCGGCCAAAAGGATCAATTGTCGATTTGCCTAAAGGAATCTCGGTACAAAAAACCCGCGCTTACCTGCGATTTTATAAGCGTTAGAATCAGGGACCGTTTCTAGTTTTTTGGGGAAAAATAGAAACGTTCCCTAGTTTTTCCTTGATTTTACCTCCTTTAACCGCTATAATAAAAAATCTATTAACCATTTAACCTTGGAGAATTAAGATGCCCCCGCAAAATAAACCTAAATCTAATAAGAACAATAAGTTTAAACGCTTCCCTTTTGGCTGGTTGCTGGCTTTTTTCCTGTTCATCATCCTGATGAACTTTTTCAGCAATATTCCGATTACCGGCGTCCCCAAAGAAATCACCTACAGTCAGTTTTATAAAATTTTAAAGGATAATCCTGACCGCATAAAACATCTCGTTAAAACCGAAACCATTTTACAGGGCGATTACGCGGATAACTCAAAATTCTTTCTGAATATCCCGGAGAATGACCCGGAATTACTCGGCCTGATGCGGCAAAATTTAAAAAATTTTGAAGTTAAGCCGGCGCGCACATTCTGGGTTACTTTACTTTTCAATTTAGGGCCGATACTATTACTTATTTTCTTCTGGTGGATGATGGCCGCCCGGGGAGAACAATTGGGCAGTAAAATTATGACTTTTGGAAAAGTTAGATCTAAAATCCAAAGTAATAATGAGAAGGCTACTTTTGATGATGTTGCCGGAGTTGATGAAGCAAAAGAAGAACTAAAAGAAGTAATTGAATTCCTTAAAGATCCTAAGAAATTCCAAAAGCTGGGAGGCAAGATTCCAAAAGGGGTACTTTTGGTCGGGCCTCCGGGATGCGGAAAAACATTGATTGCCCGGGCAGTTGCCGGTGAAGCCAATGTGCCTTTTTTCAGTATATCCGGCTCTGATTTTGTCGAGATGTTCGTGGGAGTAGGGGCAAGCCGGGTAAGGGATTTATTCGACCAGGGCCGTAAAGCCGGGATCGTTTCCGGTAAAGGGGCGATAATCTTTATCGATGAAATTGACGCGGTTGGCCGCTTGCGTTTTTCCGGAATCGGCGGAGGCAATGATGAACGCGAACAAACCCTTAACCAGTTACTGGTTGAAATGGATGGCTTTGACAGCCAGCAGGGTTTGATCCTGATTGCCGCGACTAACCGTCCGGATACATTGGACCCGGCGCTTTTGCGTCCGGGAAGATTTGACCGGACAATTATCGTCAACCTTCCGGATATAAAAGGGCGCGAAGAAATACTCAAAGTGCATACCCGTAAGATCAAACTGGCTCCTTCAGTTAATTTAAAATCCGTGGCCAGCCAGACTCCGGGTTTCTCCGGCGCGGATTTGGCCAATCTCTGCAATGAGGCGGCGCTGGTGGCTGCGCGTAATAATAAAGAAGCGGTGGAAGAAATCGACCTGGATAAATCCGTCGAAAGAGTGTTGATGGGGCCGGAGAAAAAGAGCCATATTATGTCTAAGAAGGAAA
Proteins encoded:
- the ftsH gene encoding ATP-dependent zinc metalloprotease FtsH, yielding MPPQNKPKSNKNNKFKRFPFGWLLAFFLFIILMNFFSNIPITGVPKEITYSQFYKILKDNPDRIKHLVKTETILQGDYADNSKFFLNIPENDPELLGLMRQNLKNFEVKPARTFWVTLLFNLGPILLLIFFWWMMAARGEQLGSKIMTFGKVRSKIQSNNEKATFDDVAGVDEAKEELKEVIEFLKDPKKFQKLGGKIPKGVLLVGPPGCGKTLIARAVAGEANVPFFSISGSDFVEMFVGVGASRVRDLFDQGRKAGIVSGKGAIIFIDEIDAVGRLRFSGIGGGNDEREQTLNQLLVEMDGFDSQQGLILIAATNRPDTLDPALLRPGRFDRTIIVNLPDIKGREEILKVHTRKIKLAPSVNLKSVASQTPGFSGADLANLCNEAALVAARNNKEAVEEIDLDKSVERVLMGPEKKSHIMSKKEKEITSFHESGHALLSLLLPEVNPLKKVSIIPRGLAGGYTFTPPLEDRHYWTKAELIAEITMMLGGRASEELNLNGVTTGAQNDLEVATAMARRMVTQFGMSEKLGNLTLGKREGLVFLGRDIMEERNYSEQTAHIIDEEVKKIIDDAYGKAIELLKNNLDKLKLLASNLLEKEVLGAEDVKKLLGIEKSDLV